Proteins from one Toxotes jaculatrix isolate fToxJac2 chromosome 13, fToxJac2.pri, whole genome shotgun sequence genomic window:
- the LOC121192131 gene encoding LOW QUALITY PROTEIN: zinc finger and SCAN domain-containing protein 21-like (The sequence of the model RefSeq protein was modified relative to this genomic sequence to represent the inferred CDS: inserted 2 bases in 1 codon) gives MSRLRSLKLFVSQRLSAAVDEILGQFEKTITEYEEELNRRHRRMLDVVLTAEVKQRDVQQLLVRTEECPPEQRSPSPDQEDPEPPHIKEEEEELWSSQEGEQLQGLEEAEISRSTFSPVPVKTEDDEEKPQSSQLHQSHTEETCGGPGPARTSDPDRHLQPLSEDKASDSSEAETEVSDEDCKETGGRQLGLMSLNANVPVSDVKCNPAKKSFICCECGRKFGRKDSLRRHTRFHTGEKPYSCSVCGKRFSQRPNLIRHMRCHSGEKPFSCSFCDTSFAVRSALVNHMRIHTGEKPFSCLYCEKSFTQKGGLKKHMTVHTGEKPYSCPVCDKSFSQKANLTYHFSVHTGQKQFSCSVCDKRFTWQSQVKSHKCVGESSCSTSVQVEVPLVSWRQTEGTPRVTETVSLCACRRHRVNMSKVQMLRALVEQRLTAAAEDIFVLFERTIAEYERENERQRKLLDAVFSPQIRLHRTDVQQLLVRTEECPPEQRSPSPDQEDPEPPHIKEEEEEELWSSQEGEQLQGLEEAEISRSTFSPVPVKTEDNEDKPQSSQLHQSHAEETCGGPGPARTSDPDTDVKTSEPLTSADPSLSDVGSDTDEKPFSCSQCGRRFRQRRLLQIHEXIHTGEKPFSCSFCQKHFTRSDHVVRHMRIHTRETLQLFPVWKKLHS, from the exons ATGTCCAGGCTCCGGAGTCTGAAGCTGTTCGTCAGCCAGCGGCTCAGCGCGGCCGTGGACGAGATACTGGGACAGTTCGAGAAAACAATAACGGAGTACGAGGAGGAGCTGAACCGCCGCCACCGCAGGATGCTGGACGTGGTTTTAACCGCTGAAGTAAAGCAGCgag ACGTCCAGCAGCTGTTGGTGAGGACAGAAGAGTGTCCCCCCGAGCAGAGGAGCCCCAGCCCGGATCAGGAGGACCCAGAGCCCCCCCacatcaaagaggaggaggaggagctgtggagcagtcaggagggagagcagcttcAGGGCCTGGAGGAGGCTGAAATCAGCAGGTCCACATTCAGTCCTGTCCCTGTGAAGACTGAGGACGATGAAGAGAAGCCTCAGTCCTCACAGCTCCATCAGAGCCACACTGAGGAGACCTGTGGAGGACCTGGACCAGCCAGGACCTCAGACCCAGACAGACATTTGCAGCCACTTAGTGAAGACAAGGCTTCAgactcctctgaagcagagactGAGGTCAGTGATGAGGATTGTAAGGAGACGGGGGGACGTCAGCTGGGTTTAATGTCTCTGAATGCTAACGTCCCCGTGAGTGACGTCAAATGTAATCCGGCCAAAAAGTCATTTATCTGCTGTGAATGTGGCAGAAAGTTTGGCCGTAAGGACAGTCTGCGGAGACACACGAGGTTCCACACCGGAGAGAAACCGTACAGCTGCTCCGTCTGTGGGAAGAGATTTTCCCAGAGGCCAAACTTGATCCGTCACATGAGGTGTCACTCGGGAGAGAAGCCGTTCAGCTGCTCGTTTTGTGACACGAGCTTCGCCGTGCGCAGCGCTTTGGTGAACCACATGAGGATCCACACCGGGGAGAAACCGTTTAGCTGCTTATACTGTGAGAAAAGCTTCACACAGAAGGGAGGTCTGAAGAAACACATGACCgtccacacaggagagaaacccTACAGTTGCCCTGTGTGTGATAAAAGTTTTTCTCAGAAGGCGAATCTGACTTATCACTTCTCCGTTCACACGGGACAGAAACAGTTCAGCTGCAGCGTCTGTGACAAAAGATTCACGTGGCAGTCGCAGGTCAAAAGCCACAAGTGTGTTGgtgagagcagctgcagca CTTCTGTGCAGGTGGAGGTTCCT cttgttagctggAGACAGACTGAGGGGACACCGCGGGTTACAGAGACCGTGAGTCTGTGTGCTTGTCGCCGTCATCGTGTGAACATGTCTAAGGTCCAGATGCTGAGAGCGCTGGTGGAGCAGCGGCTTACGGCGGCCGCAGAGGACATATTCGTTCTGTTTGAAAGAACCATCGCGGAGTACGAGCGGGAAAACGAGCGACAGCGGAAACTGCTGGACGCTGTTTTCAGCCCCCAGATCCGGTTACACAGAACAG ACGTCCAGCAGTTGttggtgaggacagaggagtgTCCCCCCGAGCAGAGGAGCCCCAGCCCGGACCAGGAGGACCCAGAGCCCCCCCacatcaaagaggaggaggaggaggagctgtggagcagtcaggagggagagcagcttcAGGGCCTGGAGGAGGCTGAAATCAGCAGGTCCACATTCAGTCCTGTCCCTGTGAAGACTGAGGACAATGAAGACAAGCCTCAGTCCTCACAGCTCCATCAGAGCCACGCTGAGGAGACCTGTGGAGGACCTGGACCAGCCAGGACCTCAGACCCAGACACTGATGTAAAGACCTCAGAGCCTCTGACGTCAGCTGACCCGTCTCTGAGTGATGTGGGGTCTGACACTGATGAGAAACCGTTCAGCTGCTCTCAGTGTGGTAGAAGATTTCGCCAGAGGAGACTTTTGCAGATCCACGA GATTCACACGGGAGAGAAACCGTTCAGCTGCTCGTTCTGTCAGAAACATTTCACTCGCAGTGACCACGTCGTGAGACACATGAGAATCCACACGAGGGAAACCCTGCAGCTGTTCCCTGTGTGGAAAAAGCTTCACTCATAA
- the cart4 gene encoding cocaine- and amphetamine-regulated transcript 4 translates to MESVRAVVYLSVCLSVLTSLCQGQRSADSQLPSAPDEPVLGLTTRDLAEALQGFLDEADSRAGLSVEKKASVIPRCDVGERCAMKHGPRIGRLCDCLRGTACNTFFLRCY, encoded by the exons ATGGAGAGCGTGCGAGCCGTGGTCTacctgtccgtctgtctgtccgtgCTGACATCACTCtgtcagggtcaaaggtcagctgacAGCCAGCTGCCCTCCGCGCCGGACGAGCCGGTCCTCGGACTCACAACCAGAGACCTG GCTGAAGCGCTGCAGGGTTTCCTGGATGAAGCTGACAGCAGGGCCGGTCTGTCTGTGGAGAAGAAAGCCAGCGTCATCCCACGG TGTGATGTTGGTGAACGATGTGCGATGAAACACGGACCTCGAATCGGCCGACTGTGCGACTGTCTGAGAGGAACGGCCTGCAACACCTTCTTCCTGCGCtgctactga
- the si:ch211-191i18.2 gene encoding uncharacterized protein si:ch211-191i18.2 produces the protein MSSVSFLCVYLSGASVILLLTAVSQAQDHSFTPAPDYDSDYNATFEYSFYSNASSDDLEKFSKQFIDQDEEEDMGGWQGEDVTMETTHDTTERGRANVPNSTSLPVSLEIRTLIWTLIILINLNLQQLQHTL, from the exons atgtccagtgtcagtttcctgtgtgtttatctgagtGGAGCCTCAGTGATcctgctgctgactgctg tgtcTCAGGCTCAGGACCACAGCTTCACTCCTGCTCCGGACTACGACTCCGACTACAACGCCACCTTCGAGTACAGCTTCTACA GTAACGCCAGCAGCGACGATCTAGAGAAGTTCAGCAAACAATTCATTGAccaagatgaagaggaggacatGGGAGGATGGCAGGGGGAAgatgttaccatggaaacaacCCATGACACCACAGAGAGGGGCAGGGCCAATGTTCCTAATTctacatcacttcctgtttctctg GAAATCAGGACGCTCATCTGGACTCTGATAATCCTGATCAACCTGAACCTGCAGCAGCTACAACACACACTATGA